A genomic region of Trueperaceae bacterium contains the following coding sequences:
- a CDS encoding mandelate racemase/muconate lactonizing enzyme family protein — MKITGIDLFPIRMQPVKTGYRAEDELSAIARVDTILIRVNTDTDLYGLGEAATIRSYFNQTSGTLLEWLKDSAAVLVGADPLNFHDVHRRIHPVSGEKPPGTQPARAAIDMALHDLAGRAYGVPVYELLGGAYRTEFEMLTNLYDETAEEKVASALEFVAKGFKGLKIKVGDSFIMGGYSMDNVRHELGMLQAVLEAVPPDIYIDADSNQSWQTAKFAVRAVEWLTHDRFYPNLSLEQPLHHLDFAGHGYVRNALPVPLILDETITSPEAMLQAVKHDACDRIVLKMNRVGGYLNARRIAAICEAEGVGISLDTMPFTKLGDTAHCHLAASLRDPYPIDAEGHLWFRDTPILGGLEVDGGTARIGDAPGLGVELDFDKLEEMAV; from the coding sequence GTGAAGATCACGGGCATCGACCTGTTCCCCATCCGCATGCAACCTGTGAAGACGGGCTACCGCGCCGAGGACGAGCTGTCGGCCATCGCGCGGGTGGACACGATCCTGATACGCGTCAACACGGACACGGACCTGTACGGCCTAGGCGAGGCGGCGACCATCCGGTCGTACTTCAACCAGACGAGCGGGACGCTGCTCGAGTGGCTGAAGGACTCGGCGGCCGTGCTCGTAGGTGCGGACCCCCTCAACTTCCACGACGTCCATCGCCGCATCCACCCGGTGAGCGGCGAGAAGCCGCCCGGCACCCAACCCGCCCGCGCCGCGATCGACATGGCCCTCCACGACCTGGCCGGGCGGGCCTACGGGGTGCCCGTCTACGAGCTGCTCGGCGGCGCCTACCGGACCGAGTTCGAGATGCTCACCAACCTGTACGACGAGACGGCCGAGGAGAAGGTCGCGTCGGCCCTCGAGTTCGTCGCCAAGGGCTTCAAGGGACTGAAGATCAAGGTGGGCGACAGCTTCATCATGGGCGGTTACAGCATGGACAACGTGCGGCACGAGCTCGGCATGCTGCAGGCCGTCCTGGAGGCGGTGCCGCCCGACATCTACATCGACGCCGACTCGAACCAGTCGTGGCAGACGGCCAAGTTCGCGGTGCGCGCGGTCGAGTGGCTGACCCATGACCGGTTCTACCCGAACCTGTCGCTAGAGCAGCCCCTGCATCATCTGGACTTCGCCGGCCACGGTTACGTGAGGAACGCCCTGCCGGTGCCGCTGATCCTCGACGAGACCATCACCTCGCCGGAAGCGATGTTGCAGGCCGTCAAGCACGACGCCTGCGACCGCATCGTCCTGAAGATGAACCGCGTGGGAGGGTACCTGAACGCCAGGCGCATAGCGGCGATCTGCGAAGCCGAAGGGGTCGGCATAAGCCTGGACACCATGCCGTTCACCAAGCTCGGCGACACCGCGCACTGCCACCTGGCCGCCTCCCTTCGCGACCCCTACCCCATCGACGCGGAAGGGCACCTCTGGTTCCGCGACACCCCGATACTGGGCGGCCTCGAGGTCGACGGCGGCACGGCCAGGATCGGGGACGCCCCGGGCCTCGGGGTCGAGCTCGACTTCGACAAGCTGGAGGAGATGGCCGTCTGA
- a CDS encoding D-2-hydroxyacid dehydrogenase codes for MTEVLICSYLEPELVERVRAVDPRINVHYRPDLLPRPRYVADHVGAPLTRTPADQAAWDSLLAGAEVLFDFDYTDMAGWARKAPRALWLQASSAGIGQLVKRQRLDETGIVFTTASGVHAKPLAEFVMMVVLEHVKCADLAREQQAQRLWRRFTTAEAAGKTLAVVGLGRIGREVARLARAFDMRVIASKRDVEGQDAAALGLDALYGADRLHDLLAQADYVCLITPHTPQTEGLVDEAAFAAMKPGAVLINIARGALVREPALLAALDSGRLAHAALDVAAVEPLPADSPLWSHPNVTIYPHSASTGERENERLVELFCDNLRRYLAGEPLLNRLDTERMY; via the coding sequence ATGACCGAAGTGCTGATCTGTTCCTACCTCGAGCCGGAGTTGGTCGAGCGCGTGCGCGCCGTCGACCCGCGGATCAACGTCCACTACCGGCCCGACCTGTTGCCGCGGCCGCGGTACGTGGCAGACCACGTCGGCGCGCCCCTCACGCGCACGCCGGCCGATCAAGCCGCTTGGGACTCGCTCCTCGCGGGAGCCGAGGTCCTGTTCGATTTCGACTACACCGACATGGCCGGCTGGGCGCGCAAGGCGCCGCGGGCGCTGTGGCTGCAGGCCTCCAGCGCCGGCATAGGCCAACTCGTCAAGCGCCAGCGCCTCGACGAGACGGGCATAGTCTTCACGACCGCCAGCGGCGTCCACGCGAAGCCGCTCGCGGAGTTCGTGATGATGGTCGTCCTCGAACACGTGAAGTGCGCCGACTTGGCGCGCGAGCAGCAGGCGCAACGGCTGTGGCGGCGCTTCACGACCGCCGAGGCCGCGGGCAAGACGCTCGCGGTCGTCGGCTTGGGCCGCATAGGCAGGGAGGTGGCCCGGTTGGCGCGGGCTTTCGACATGCGCGTGATCGCCAGCAAGCGCGATGTCGAAGGTCAGGACGCCGCGGCGCTCGGGCTCGACGCGCTCTACGGCGCCGATCGGCTGCACGACCTTCTCGCGCAGGCCGACTACGTGTGCTTGATCACGCCCCATACGCCCCAGACGGAGGGCCTGGTGGACGAGGCGGCCTTCGCGGCCATGAAGCCCGGGGCCGTCCTCATCAACATCGCCCGCGGCGCCCTCGTACGGGAGCCGGCGCTGCTGGCGGCCCTGGATTCCGGGCGGCTGGCACACGCCGCCCTCGACGTGGCCGCGGTCGAGCCGTTGCCGGCCGACAGCCCGCTCTGGTCGCATCCGAACGTCACCATCTACCCGCACTCCGCCAGCACGGGGGAGCGCGAGAACGAGCGGCTGGTCGAACTCTTCTGCGACAACCTGCGAAGGTACCTGGCCGGCGAGCCGCTCCTGAACCGGCTCGACACGGAGAGGATGTACTGA
- a CDS encoding IclR family transcriptional regulator yields the protein MIEILARSRGPFSITDLATAAELPASTVHRLVQSLMSLGYVTQHQTSKRYGVGRGIADLNRAMLLKHEFSQHAQPYLERLVDETKESASLAALYGTSIIYLNHVESPLIMRVSTPVGTLAPLHCTASGKVFLADFGPELFEEVVSFSGLESYTRSTIGVRAALVRHLEEVNRQGYALDDEEYEEGARCIAVGLRGSSGAVSAAISISGPSVRMTDERIRELARLVRVIADEFAYKMREP from the coding sequence TTGATCGAGATACTGGCGCGCTCGCGCGGCCCCTTCTCCATCACGGACCTGGCGACCGCGGCCGAGCTGCCTGCGAGCACGGTGCATAGGCTCGTGCAGAGCCTGATGTCGCTCGGCTACGTCACCCAGCATCAGACGTCCAAGCGGTACGGCGTCGGGCGGGGCATAGCCGACCTGAACAGAGCCATGCTCCTGAAGCACGAGTTCAGCCAGCACGCCCAGCCGTACTTGGAGCGGCTCGTGGACGAGACCAAGGAGTCTGCCAGCCTGGCGGCTCTGTACGGGACGTCGATCATCTACCTCAACCATGTCGAGTCGCCCCTCATCATGCGGGTGTCGACGCCCGTCGGGACCCTGGCGCCGCTGCACTGCACGGCGTCCGGCAAGGTCTTCTTGGCCGATTTCGGCCCGGAGCTGTTCGAGGAGGTCGTGAGCTTCTCGGGCCTGGAGTCGTACACGCGTAGCACCATAGGCGTTCGCGCGGCGCTGGTCAGGCACCTCGAGGAAGTGAACCGCCAGGGTTACGCGCTCGACGACGAGGAGTACGAGGAGGGCGCGCGCTGCATCGCGGTCGGACTGCGTGGCAGCTCCGGGGCGGTGAGCGCCGCCATCAGCATCTCGGGGCCGTCCGTGCGGATGACGGACGAACGTATCCGGGAGTTGGCGAGGTTGGTTCGTGTGATCGCCGACGAGTTCGCCTACAAGATGCGTGAGCCGTGA
- a CDS encoding Xaa-Pro peptidase family protein, whose translation MERLEISTREHEERVATLKHGLEAAGFSALCVFGPVRISYLTGFHFAATERPVVLVVPVDGDPHILIPSLEVDHVRQQAKQLEHVRTYPEYPGGGSGKHPMLHLLDLLVDVGVANARLAADLDGYEHRWGYRGPSLSQVLGHAVATRLELVDDLRIVKSPAEVALVREACVWGDRAHRAMQDLMVEGASELAVSQAASLATTAEMLRHLGDRYVPKAREGRPANAMFIRGSNTANPHGLHGGEGLQRGDVIVTGAFGVVGGYESELERTMFFGEPSEACRRYFEAMLAAQDVAFAAIRPGRTCADVERDVSGFIRDELGMGEYLRHHTGHSFGMEGHEHPFLDLDDHTPVRAGMILSVEPGIYVPGLAGFRHSDTVLVTEEGCERLSLYPRGLAELVVSG comes from the coding sequence GTGGAACGTCTCGAGATCTCCACGCGCGAGCACGAGGAGCGCGTCGCCACGCTCAAGCACGGGCTCGAGGCCGCCGGCTTCTCGGCGCTGTGCGTGTTCGGGCCGGTCCGCATCAGCTACCTCACGGGCTTCCACTTCGCGGCCACGGAACGGCCCGTCGTCCTCGTGGTGCCGGTCGACGGCGATCCGCACATCCTGATCCCGAGCCTCGAGGTGGACCACGTTCGCCAGCAGGCGAAGCAGCTCGAGCACGTGCGCACCTACCCGGAGTACCCGGGCGGGGGTTCTGGCAAGCATCCGATGCTGCACCTCCTCGACTTGCTGGTCGATGTCGGAGTGGCGAACGCGCGCCTCGCGGCCGACCTCGACGGTTACGAGCACAGGTGGGGGTACCGCGGCCCGTCCTTGAGCCAGGTCCTCGGCCACGCGGTGGCGACCCGCCTGGAGCTCGTAGACGACCTGCGCATCGTCAAGAGCCCGGCCGAGGTCGCGTTGGTCCGCGAGGCTTGCGTCTGGGGCGACCGGGCGCACCGCGCCATGCAGGACCTCATGGTCGAGGGCGCGAGCGAGCTGGCCGTCTCCCAAGCGGCGAGCCTCGCGACCACGGCCGAGATGCTCAGGCACTTGGGGGACCGGTACGTCCCGAAAGCGCGCGAGGGCCGGCCGGCGAACGCGATGTTCATCCGGGGGAGCAACACCGCCAACCCGCACGGGCTTCACGGGGGCGAGGGCCTGCAGCGCGGAGACGTGATCGTCACGGGCGCGTTCGGGGTCGTGGGCGGCTACGAGTCGGAGCTCGAGCGGACGATGTTCTTCGGCGAGCCTTCGGAGGCCTGCAGGCGGTACTTCGAGGCGATGCTCGCCGCCCAGGACGTCGCCTTCGCCGCGATACGGCCCGGACGGACCTGCGCCGACGTCGAGCGCGACGTGTCCGGCTTCATCAGAGACGAGCTCGGCATGGGGGAGTACCTGCGCCACCACACGGGGCACAGCTTCGGCATGGAGGGGCATGAGCACCCCTTCCTCGACCTGGACGACCATACGCCGGTACGGGCCGGCATGATCCTCTCGGTCGAGCCCGGCATCTACGTGCCCGGGCTGGCCGGGTTCCGGCACTCCGACACGGTCCTCGTGACGGAGGAGGGGTGCGAGCGGTTGTCGCTCTACCCGCGGGGGCTGGCCGAACTGGTGGTCAGCGGATAG
- a CDS encoding peptide ABC transporter substrate-binding protein — protein sequence MALAQERGGTLTVALNYDLDTLDPYASGFLTDVQATFLAGLVAPDHDAQYVPVLAQEVPTLENGGIVLSEDGTKMTVTYHLRPGLKWADGEPVTSADVVFTWEAVKDPNYLGPEKDGTAEIERIETPDELTAVVYYDGVYSGFKASLFTYGVLPKHALEGKDLNKDPYWDAPFGAGPFMVTEFSRGQHVIVERNPYYFETDANGVQLPYLDRIIFKIIPDSNTQTTQLRSGEVGFAYNVPYTSLATLRNTPDLEIVSAKTLAFRHLTFNLRNEQLADLAVRQAFAHAVDRTALNRALGDYMIPIDTFVVSTFWYTSDDVPTYGYDPELARQLLLDAGYTPGRDGIMEKDGKRLSFDFMTQAGRAEYETAQQVLIAQMKAIGIELKPDNKAGAALSEARRSGGFDVWYSGWITPADPIDSYVSFYATDGFNNGGAYSNPDADAALHAAAGSLDPDETAAYMHEAQQIVLTDLPSIPLFETPSIVVTTNKLQGFVSNPTNQTNFRQVAPWWLAK from the coding sequence ATGGCACTAGCTCAAGAACGCGGCGGCACGCTTACGGTCGCACTCAACTACGACCTCGACACGCTCGACCCGTACGCGAGCGGCTTCCTCACGGACGTCCAGGCCACGTTCCTGGCGGGCCTCGTGGCCCCGGACCACGACGCCCAGTACGTTCCCGTCCTGGCGCAAGAGGTGCCCACGCTCGAGAACGGCGGCATCGTCCTGAGCGAGGACGGCACCAAGATGACGGTGACCTACCACCTCCGCCCCGGTCTCAAGTGGGCGGACGGCGAGCCGGTCACCTCGGCGGACGTGGTGTTCACCTGGGAGGCCGTGAAGGACCCGAACTACCTGGGCCCCGAGAAGGACGGCACCGCCGAGATCGAGCGCATCGAGACGCCGGACGAGCTGACCGCCGTCGTCTACTACGACGGCGTGTACTCCGGCTTCAAGGCGTCGCTCTTCACTTACGGCGTGCTCCCGAAGCATGCCCTCGAGGGCAAGGACCTGAACAAGGACCCTTACTGGGACGCCCCGTTCGGCGCCGGGCCGTTCATGGTGACCGAGTTCAGCCGTGGCCAGCACGTCATAGTCGAGCGCAACCCCTACTACTTCGAGACCGACGCCAACGGCGTTCAGCTCCCCTACCTGGATCGCATCATCTTCAAGATCATCCCGGACTCGAACACCCAGACGACGCAACTCCGCTCCGGCGAGGTCGGCTTCGCCTACAACGTGCCCTACACCTCGTTGGCGACGCTGAGGAACACCCCTGACCTGGAGATCGTGAGCGCCAAGACGTTGGCCTTCCGTCACCTCACGTTCAACCTCAGGAACGAGCAGCTGGCCGACCTCGCCGTGCGCCAGGCGTTCGCGCACGCCGTCGACCGCACCGCGCTCAACCGCGCGCTTGGCGACTACATGATCCCCATCGACACGTTCGTGGTGTCCACCTTCTGGTACACGAGCGACGACGTGCCCACCTACGGCTACGACCCCGAGCTCGCACGCCAGCTCCTCCTGGACGCGGGTTACACCCCCGGCCGGGACGGGATCATGGAGAAGGACGGCAAGCGCCTCTCGTTCGACTTCATGACGCAAGCCGGTCGGGCCGAGTACGAGACCGCGCAGCAGGTCCTGATCGCTCAGATGAAGGCCATCGGCATCGAGCTGAAGCCGGACAACAAGGCCGGCGCGGCGCTCTCCGAGGCGCGGCGCAGCGGCGGCTTCGACGTCTGGTACTCCGGTTGGATCACCCCCGCCGACCCCATCGACTCCTACGTCTCCTTCTACGCCACCGATGGCTTCAACAACGGCGGCGCCTACAGCAACCCCGACGCCGACGCCGCCCTCCACGCGGCGGCCGGCTCCCTCGACCCGGACGAGACCGCCGCCTACATGCACGAGGCGCAGCAGATCGTTCTGACCGACCTGCCCTCCATCCCCCTCTTCGAGACCCCGTCCATCGTCGTGACGACGAACAAGCTCCAAGGGTTCGTCTCCAACCCGACCAACCAGACCAACTTCCGGCAAGTCGCGCCCTGGTGGCTCGCGAAGTAA
- a CDS encoding sulfatase-like hydrolase/transferase codes for MRYQALGSSGDPNAMTPSLDRLAAEGVRCTQAVSQYPVCMPFRAALMTGQPANLNGVERHGDFLDPSARTVAHAFGDAGYRTSYVGKWHLAPESGAAMVSPEGWAGQDFWVHPRLRGGFHDWFGFNISNNYYETYICSGEKVEPVRLPGYQTDALTDISIDYLSRVAAGDVRTPWFHVISYESPHPGAGGPGGSAGYPVPDGYRGLYDPTSLTLRPNVPPESAGRAREQLAGYYRLIANLDDNVGRLLAHLEATGLGEDTLVVFLSDHGEMGGSHGLRNKQVPYEESLRVPLTFRHPGLPVGAEYRDPICGLDVAPTCLGLCGLPGLDGVKGIDHSGALRRSSAAAPGRPLRDAVLVQWNDTRYRFGDHPYRALRSPRYTFVLGRDDAFCLLFDREADPYELRNLYWDAAHPELKARLSVELLALLAEAGEEPPDYVVGRLRSQGER; via the coding sequence CTGCGCTACCAGGCACTCGGCTCCAGCGGCGACCCGAACGCCATGACCCCGTCCCTCGACCGGCTGGCGGCGGAAGGCGTGCGCTGCACGCAAGCCGTCAGCCAGTACCCGGTGTGCATGCCGTTCAGGGCGGCGCTGATGACGGGGCAACCGGCGAACCTCAACGGCGTGGAGCGCCACGGCGACTTCCTTGACCCGTCGGCGCGCACGGTGGCGCACGCGTTCGGCGACGCCGGCTACCGGACCTCGTACGTGGGGAAGTGGCACCTCGCGCCCGAGTCGGGGGCCGCCATGGTGAGCCCCGAGGGTTGGGCCGGACAAGACTTCTGGGTCCACCCCCGCCTGCGCGGCGGCTTCCACGACTGGTTCGGCTTCAACATCTCGAACAACTACTACGAGACGTACATCTGCTCGGGCGAGAAGGTCGAGCCCGTCCGGCTGCCCGGCTACCAGACGGACGCCCTCACGGACATCAGCATCGACTACCTGAGCCGCGTGGCGGCCGGCGACGTACGGACACCCTGGTTCCACGTGATCAGCTACGAGAGCCCCCACCCGGGCGCCGGCGGGCCCGGCGGCTCGGCCGGCTACCCGGTGCCGGACGGCTACCGGGGGCTCTACGACCCCACGAGCCTGACGTTGCGCCCCAACGTCCCGCCGGAGTCCGCCGGCAGGGCGCGCGAGCAGCTGGCCGGCTACTACCGCCTGATCGCCAACCTCGACGACAACGTCGGCCGGCTGTTGGCCCACCTCGAGGCCACGGGCCTCGGAGAGGACACCCTCGTCGTGTTCCTGTCCGACCACGGGGAGATGGGCGGCAGCCACGGCCTACGCAACAAGCAGGTCCCGTACGAGGAGTCGCTGCGCGTCCCGCTGACGTTCCGGCACCCCGGCCTGCCGGTCGGTGCGGAGTACCGCGACCCCATCTGCGGCCTCGACGTCGCGCCTACCTGCCTGGGCCTGTGCGGTCTGCCCGGTCTGGACGGGGTCAAGGGCATCGACCACTCCGGCGCCCTGCGGCGGTCGTCCGCCGCGGCGCCAGGTCGCCCACTGCGCGATGCCGTCCTCGTGCAGTGGAACGACACCCGTTACCGGTTCGGCGACCACCCTTACCGGGCGTTGCGCTCGCCGCGGTACACGTTCGTCCTCGGCCGCGACGACGCCTTCTGCCTCCTGTTCGACCGGGAGGCGGACCCTTACGAGCTGAGGAACCTCTACTGGGACGCGGCGCACCCGGAGCTCAAGGCGCGCCTGAGCGTCGAGCTGCTCGCGTTGCTGGCGGAGGCCGGTGAGGAGCCGCCTGACTACGTCGTCGGGCGGTTGCGGTCACAGGGAGAGCGTTGA